A segment of the Bacillus sp. es.034 genome:
TGTTCCACCTTATCCACTAACTTTGTAGCGATTGCCGATTTCGGCATCCCGAACACAATACAAGTCTCCCTTGATTCTGCAATAGCTTTCACTTCGCCTTGCTTTTTTAGCTCTATCAGTCCTTCCGAACCATCCGAACCCATCCCGGTCAAAACCACAGCTATTTTGGCATAATGTCGAATCAGGCTTGCGGACTCAAACAAGATGTCAACCGAAGGTCTATGACCATTTCTCGGTTCCACTTTCGAAAGCTCAATCGATAATTGACCGCCCGTTTCTACCACCTTTGTATGTACACCACCCGGGGCAATATAGGCCGTTCCTTTTGCGAGGATTTCACCGTGTTCGGCTTCCTTCACATGTATCGACGCTTGACCATCCAACCGGTTGGCGAGTGATCTTGTAAAGCCCGGGGGCATATGCTGAACGACAACGATTGGTGCATCCAGCTGACGGGGTAACCCTGTTAATACATTTTGTAAGGCACGGGGGCCACCCGTCGATGTTCCGATCAGAATCATCTTAGGGGAACCCACACCCCATGTACGATCAATCGGTAATGTTCCTGTCATTTCAAGTGAGCCCATTCCAGGGTCATTTGCTGTTTCCCTCTGTAACGTCCTGGTTATTTTCGTCACATTCACCTTGCTTGCAGCCACTACTTTTTCAATCATTTCATCTTGAATCTTATGAAGATCCAATGAAATGGTCCCAGATGGTTTCGCAACGAAATCAACAGCTCCAAGCTCCATGGCCTTAACGGTCTCATCTGCTCCGTCAATGGTAGTGGAAGAAAGCATGACGACAGGGACAGGACACTCTTCCATAATTTTCCTTAACGCATCTATCCCATTCATCTTTGGCATTTCTACATCAAGGGTTACGACATCGGGTCGAAGTCTCTTAATCTTAGCTATCGCGTCTTCTCCATTCCTTGCAATCCCTATCACTTCTAGCTGTTTGGTGCTCGTTAAAAATTCACTGATAAGTTTCCTCATAAATGCTGAATCATCTACAACTAGAACCTTTTTCATTCAGGGCTTTTACCTCCCAAAAAATAATTTTCGAATTGACCTTACAAACCCTGTCCCTTTACGTTCTCTTGACTCCCTCGTACCTGTCAGGCGATGCACCATCGTATGCAGACTCAGTGTCATGGCTGATGCAGGATACCCCACAACGATCGGCGTTTGGTGAACGACGGCCTTCCTGACAGTTGAATCCTCTGGAAGCACACCCAGGGATACGATTTCCTTGTGAAGGAACTTCCTCATTGTTTCTTGTAATCTAGTAATGGTTTGAAGTCCTTCATTCTTGAATTCCGCCCGATTACATAACAGATAGAAGGGTTTCTCCCCGTCCTTCATGTAGATGTATTTCATCATAGAATAGGCATCGGTAATGGAGGTCGGTTCTGGAGTCGTGACAACGATGATTTCATCCATGGCGAGGAGAAATTCAAGTGTTTCCTTCGTGGCACCTGCCCCCATATCGAATAGAATATAATCATACTTATGAATCGCATATTCCATTACTTCGAAAAAGCGTTCCATCTGACTTTCTTTCCACTCCACAATATCCTTTAGGCCATTACCCCCACTTATGTAAGAGATACCATGAATATTTTCACATATAATTGTGTCGATATCTAGTTCTTTTTCCTCAATATAATCCATGATGGAGTATGAATGATGGCTTCCAAGTAAAATATGAATGTTTCCCATCCCTATATCCATATCAAATAATAGTACCTTCTTATTCTCTTTACCAAGGAGGATGGAGAGGTTTGTAGATATATTCGATTTACCGACCCCTCCCTTTCCACTTACGATCGCAATCGTTTTAGCAGGTTCAGAACCCGTGTGGAGCATTTTTCTCCTCAGG
Coding sequences within it:
- a CDS encoding MinD/ParA family protein, whose amino-acid sequence is MKDQAYNLRRKMLHTGSEPAKTIAIVSGKGGVGKSNISTNLSILLGKENKKVLLFDMDIGMGNIHILLGSHHSYSIMDYIEEKELDIDTIICENIHGISYISGGNGLKDIVEWKESQMERFFEVMEYAIHKYDYILFDMGAGATKETLEFLLAMDEIIVVTTPEPTSITDAYSMMKYIYMKDGEKPFYLLCNRAEFKNEGLQTITRLQETMRKFLHKEIVSLGVLPEDSTVRKAVVHQTPIVVGYPASAMTLSLHTMVHRLTGTRESRERKGTGFVRSIRKLFFGR
- a CDS encoding chemotaxis response regulator protein-glutamate methylesterase; the encoded protein is MKKVLVVDDSAFMRKLISEFLTSTKQLEVIGIARNGEDAIAKIKRLRPDVVTLDVEMPKMNGIDALRKIMEECPVPVVMLSSTTIDGADETVKAMELGAVDFVAKPSGTISLDLHKIQDEMIEKVVAASKVNVTKITRTLQRETANDPGMGSLEMTGTLPIDRTWGVGSPKMILIGTSTGGPRALQNVLTGLPRQLDAPIVVVQHMPPGFTRSLANRLDGQASIHVKEAEHGEILAKGTAYIAPGGVHTKVVETGGQLSIELSKVEPRNGHRPSVDILFESASLIRHYAKIAVVLTGMGSDGSEGLIELKKQGEVKAIAESRETCIVFGMPKSAIATKLVDKVEHIGDIPRSIMTYMV